From the Pseudomonadota bacterium genome, the window TTGACCACGACCTCGGGCGCGGCCGCGACATTTTCCGTCAGCAGACGAAAGGCCTCGGTCAACAGGCCGTCGCCGGCCAGAATCGCCAGGGCTTCGCCGTAAATCCGGTGATTGGTCGGGCGGCCGCGGCGAAGATCATCATCATCCATGGCCGGCAGGTCATCATGAATCAGCGAGTAGGTGTGAACCAGTTCGTAAGCGGCGGCCACCGGCAGGGCACGCCGCCAGTCCGGGGCAAGCATACGATATGCCATCAGGGTCAGGATCGGACGCAACCGTTTACCGCCCGCTTCGAGACTATAATGCATGGCTTCCGCCAGAGGGCCGGCAAAACCTTCGAGCTCGCCGTCGAGAAAGACCAGGCTCTCCAGATGACCATTGATCGCGGGTACATATTCATCCAGAAAGGGTTTCAGGGGATGGTTCATTCCTTGAAATCCTCAAGGCGACCGGCCGCGTTTTCATCCACCACCAAAATCCGGACCTTTTCCTCGACCTCGTTTAAACGCAGGTGACAAAAACGCATCAATTTGACCCCCTGTTCAAAAAGCTTCAGCGAGTCTTCGAGAGAAACCTCATCCCCTTCAAGCCGGCCAACCACCTCTTCCAGCTTCTTCATTGACTCTTCAAAACTGGGCTTCGCCATTTTTCAACCTCC encodes:
- a CDS encoding exodeoxyribonuclease VII small subunit — translated: MAKPSFEESMKKLEEVVGRLEGDEVSLEDSLKLFEQGVKLMRFCHLRLNEVEEKVRILVVDENAAGRLEDFKE